In the Topomyia yanbarensis strain Yona2022 chromosome 3, ASM3024719v1, whole genome shotgun sequence genome, one interval contains:
- the LOC131692790 gene encoding uncharacterized protein LOC131692790, with protein MAATAENVRLPDLITRWMEVQNTRAGLDDLHPLKVDAIDLTLLLKSMGFKLEYLDFEHDKSNTDILTVEIKCNKSGVVARMCYDLVGCSCPEKDEKETSFWEVQATGPKEFSKFKNNTSSNLLPEVSENCSMVSKAMLSNLLDYYRSSIKSIERGEDVLQSPLKIAMPKICVTSPGLTREERTLFATPPAEGKFMALIESVSSPEGKKSVDSASSSVNPPVSLPTSPSTAQDNETKSNNSTESLGIDNATRDLSKSDPGVNPVIEHAPDAILESNDSSFVNSDAMKALITSSPNEKVFEAAMNLDQNHERDLNVIHCLQVARHEIDAALLVMKLNNPCRLPSQISAITNTPQTVIRKKLATPKLPERSSSLSSIGRRVSLSGLPSDSPKNTLNGAPSLPKKQSTTISKLAYTKPMGRGDTPRPTATQLKSATLLRKINPGVSASSTASSGSITKTNSVVLKKSSVGVKPIGSVRPTTSATTKPAVATVIGRSKSSATIVKK; from the exons ATGGCGGCAACCGCTGAAAATGTGCGACTACCCGATTTAATAACTAGATGGATGGAAGTGCAGAATACGCGAGCTGGTCTCGACGATTTGCAC CCGTTGAAGGTTGACGCCATCGATCTTACGCTGCTATTGAAATCGATGGGTTTCAAGTTGGAATACCTGGACTTTGAGCACGATAAATCCAACACCGATATACTAACAGTGGAAATAAAGTGCAACAAATCTGGAGTAGTTGCAAGAATGTGTTACGATTTGGTAGGCTGCTCATGCCCGGAAAAGGACGAGAAGGAAACCTCCTTCTGGGAGGTACAAGCCACGGGACCGAAAGAATTCTCCAAGTTCAAGAATAACACTTCTTCAAATTTATTACCGGAGGTTTCAGAAAATTGCTCCATGGTATCCAAAGCCATGCTATCGAATTTGTTAGATTATTACCGAAGCAGCATAAAATCTATCGAGCGAGGAGAGGACGTACTACAATCGCCGTTAAAGATCGCTATGCCGAAAATCTGCGTCACTAGTCCTGGGCTAACGAGAGAGGAAAGGACTTTATTTGCAACACCGCCAGCGGAGGGAAAATTTATGGCGCTCATTGAATCAGTTAGTTCCCCTGAGGGCAAGAAATCAGTTGATTCAGCATCCAGTTCAGTAAATCCTCCAGTGAGCTTGCCAACAAGCCCATCCACCGCGCAAGATAATGAAACCAAATCCAACAACTCAACTGAAAGTTTGGGTATCGACAATGCAACTCGAGATTTATCTAAAAGCGACCCCGGTGTCAATCCAGTGATCGAACATGCACCAGATGCTATTCTAGAAAGCAATGATAGCTCCTTTGTCAACAGCGACGCAATGAAGGCTCTGATAACCTCTAGTCCAAATGAAAAGGTCTTCGAAGCCGCTATGAATTTAGATCAGAATCACGAACGGGATTTGAACGTTATTCATTGTCTCCAGGTAGCACGACATGAAATCGATGCAGCACTACTCGTCATGAAGTTGAACAATCCTTGCCGACTTCCATCACAAATTTCTGCCATCACTAATACACCGCAAACAGTTATTCGCAAAAAGTTGGCGACGCCCAAACTTCCAGAACGTTCCAGCTCATTAAGTAGCATTGGTCGAAGAGTTTCATTATCAG GACTCCCATCTGATTCTCCCAAAAACACGCTAAATGGTGCCCCTAGTTTACCGAAAAAGCAATCCACAACTATATCCAAGTTAGCCTATACCAAACCAATGGGCCGAGGTGATACTCCTCGTCCAACGGCTACTCAACTGAAATCCGCCACACTGTTGCGTAAAATCAACCCAGGCGTGTCAGCTTCATCAACTGCCAGTTCAGGCAGCATCACTAAAACGAATTCTGTAGTCCTGAAAAAGAGCAGCGTGGGAGTCAAACCAATAGGGAGTGTACGACCTACTACTAGTGCCACTACCAAGCCAGCAGTGGCCACCGTTATCGGCAGGTCTAAAAGTTCCGCTACTATCGTGAAAAAATAG